A genomic region of Tsukamurella pulmonis contains the following coding sequences:
- a CDS encoding response regulator, whose translation MPDDLRILVVDDDFRVAAMHAQIVDAMVGLTTAGSARTLSEARAILSRDRVDLALVDVYLPDGSGIDLVREMRCDAFILGAADDAVSVREGFAAGALQYLIKPFATTELARRLGAYTAYRRILGTAEVTQEQVDAAASVLRSERPPQRRDEGGSVTERRIVEALRAAHAPMLADDIAAEVGVSPATARRYLAELVRDGTLTMALQYGATGRPRQRYTLS comes from the coding sequence ATGCCTGACGACCTGCGGATCCTCGTGGTCGACGACGACTTCCGGGTGGCCGCGATGCACGCGCAGATCGTGGACGCCATGGTCGGTCTCACCACGGCGGGCTCCGCGCGCACGCTGTCGGAGGCGCGCGCGATCCTGAGCCGCGACCGGGTCGACCTCGCCCTCGTCGACGTCTACCTCCCCGACGGCTCCGGCATCGATCTGGTCCGCGAGATGCGCTGTGACGCCTTCATCCTCGGCGCCGCGGACGACGCCGTCAGCGTGCGGGAGGGCTTCGCGGCGGGCGCGCTGCAGTACCTCATCAAGCCCTTCGCGACGACGGAGCTCGCTCGCCGGCTCGGCGCCTACACGGCGTACCGCCGGATCCTGGGGACGGCGGAGGTCACCCAGGAGCAGGTCGACGCCGCCGCCTCGGTGCTGCGCAGTGAACGGCCGCCTCAGCGCCGCGACGAGGGCGGCTCCGTCACCGAACGACGGATCGTCGAAGCGCTGCGCGCCGCACACGCACCGATGCTCGCCGACGACATCGCCGCCGAGGTCGGCGTCTCGCCGGCGACCGCCCGCCGGTACCTCGCGGAGCTGGTCCGGGACGGCACGCTCACGATGGCGCTGCAGTACGGCGCCACCGGCAGACCGCGGCAGCGGTACACGCTGAGCTGA
- a CDS encoding prolyl oligopeptidase family serine peptidase, translating to MRITRLALAATTALLGAGLVATPAGAAPALSGLDVANYAGPVPATGGEQIRSVPLDPAVSLPGAGTAKRVLYSTTDQHGKPATSTGAIFVPKGTAPAGGWPVIAWAHGTVGLGDDCAPSANPRSDRDRQYLGHWLSQGYAIVASDYAGLGTPGLMSYLNSVSTAHNVVDSVVAAHADRALNLSKKWAIVGQSQGGGAAVNSARWASEFSAGSGLDYRGVVATGTPFKIEEVVKNVGPDTGLPGGLSSAATSYTAYILAGLREANPGVDFDSVLTPRGKQAAAKAETQCYAQLSSSLAGQKPTDFVSAKVSTVPGASAALDKYMGTPTSGYDRPVFLGVGLKDTDVPVQSSIALAAALKKSGTQVELHQYPDADHSGAVLESMKDSTPFLARVFA from the coding sequence ATGAGGATCACTCGGCTCGCTCTCGCCGCCACCACCGCACTGCTCGGCGCCGGACTGGTCGCGACGCCGGCCGGCGCGGCGCCCGCCCTCTCGGGCCTCGACGTCGCGAACTACGCGGGGCCGGTCCCGGCGACGGGCGGCGAGCAGATCCGTTCCGTCCCGCTCGATCCGGCGGTGTCGCTGCCGGGTGCGGGCACCGCCAAGCGCGTGCTGTACTCGACCACCGATCAGCACGGTAAGCCCGCGACCAGCACCGGGGCGATCTTCGTGCCGAAGGGCACCGCGCCCGCGGGCGGCTGGCCCGTGATCGCGTGGGCGCACGGCACCGTCGGCCTCGGCGACGACTGCGCCCCGTCGGCGAACCCCCGGTCCGACCGGGACCGGCAGTACCTCGGTCACTGGCTCTCGCAGGGCTACGCCATCGTGGCCTCCGACTACGCCGGCCTCGGGACGCCGGGCCTGATGAGCTACCTCAACAGCGTCTCGACGGCCCACAACGTCGTGGACTCCGTGGTGGCGGCCCACGCCGACCGCGCGCTGAACCTGTCGAAGAAGTGGGCCATCGTCGGCCAGTCGCAGGGCGGCGGCGCGGCGGTCAACAGTGCGCGCTGGGCGAGCGAGTTCAGCGCCGGGAGCGGCCTGGACTACCGCGGGGTCGTGGCCACCGGTACGCCCTTCAAGATCGAGGAGGTCGTCAAGAACGTCGGCCCCGACACCGGTCTGCCGGGCGGCCTCAGCTCCGCCGCCACCTCGTACACCGCGTACATCCTCGCCGGCCTCCGGGAGGCGAACCCCGGCGTCGACTTCGACTCCGTGCTCACCCCGCGCGGCAAGCAGGCCGCCGCGAAGGCGGAGACGCAGTGCTACGCGCAGCTCAGCAGCAGCCTCGCGGGGCAGAAGCCGACCGACTTCGTCAGCGCCAAGGTCAGCACGGTGCCCGGTGCGAGCGCGGCCCTCGACAAGTACATGGGCACCCCCACCTCGGGGTACGACCGGCCGGTCTTCCTGGGCGTCGGCCTCAAGGACACCGACGTGCCGGTGCAGTCCTCGATCGCGCTGGCCGCGGCGCTGAAGAAGAGCGGGACGCAGGTCGAGCTGCATCAGTACCCGGACGCCGATCACAGCGGCGCCGTCCTCGAATCGATGAAGGACTCCACGCCGTTCCTGGCACGCGTCTTCGCCTGA
- a CDS encoding S9 family peptidase, with protein sequence MPLPNIITVEEFFDSPVRAAAKISPDGSRLAFLAPSNGRLNVWVEDLDGDAPARAVTADATRSVQMFSWTTDPRWLIYLQDNGGDERWHLLRADLDDPGAPAVDLTPFDGATTFLMDLPIARPGIAIISTNARKVDEFDVFEVDIATGALTEIERNPGNVAGWVYGADGSLYASTQDAAGAIALCRWDSAARELRPIAEFDGIDYPLGVFPIVPAPDGGLWLGSNRGGDLTRVVHVDGATGAQTEVDAHPTLDLDTTGLVAPTLPQPLIVDPRSGELLGVRYLGERQEIHALDPDFGEVLTALRALSDGDIGALSSDLDGNRWVVSFVHDRDPGATHLYDRRTGESRLLFRPFPHLDPARLAPMSPVTITARDGRALPSYLTLPVGVEARGLPLVLLVHGGPWFRDTWGYHGEVQLLANRGYAVLQVNFRGSTGYGKAHTQAGIGELAGAMHDDLIDAVEWSVAEGIADRKRLAIFGGSYGGYATLVGVTFTPDVFAAAIDYVGISSLPNFMATLPEIARPYLANNWFRYVGDPSDPEQLADMLARSPITRVDEIRTPLLVVQGANDPRVVQAESDNLVAALRERGVEVEYLLKADEGHGFVNPENTIELFRATERFLAEHLGGRTAS encoded by the coding sequence GTGCCACTGCCGAACATCATCACCGTCGAGGAGTTCTTCGATTCGCCCGTCCGGGCTGCGGCGAAGATCTCGCCCGACGGCTCCCGGCTCGCCTTCCTCGCACCGTCGAACGGCCGCCTGAACGTGTGGGTGGAGGACCTCGACGGCGATGCACCGGCCCGCGCGGTCACCGCTGACGCGACCCGCAGCGTCCAGATGTTCTCCTGGACCACCGACCCGCGCTGGCTGATCTACCTGCAGGACAACGGCGGCGACGAGCGCTGGCACCTCCTGCGGGCCGACCTCGACGACCCCGGCGCACCGGCCGTGGACCTCACCCCGTTCGACGGGGCGACCACCTTCCTCATGGACCTCCCGATCGCTCGCCCCGGCATCGCGATCATCTCCACCAACGCGCGCAAGGTCGACGAGTTCGACGTCTTCGAGGTCGACATCGCCACCGGTGCGCTCACCGAGATCGAGCGCAATCCCGGCAACGTGGCCGGCTGGGTGTACGGCGCCGACGGCTCCCTCTACGCCTCCACGCAGGACGCCGCGGGCGCGATCGCGCTCTGCCGCTGGGACTCCGCCGCGCGCGAGCTGCGACCGATCGCGGAGTTCGACGGAATCGACTACCCGCTCGGCGTCTTCCCGATCGTCCCGGCACCCGACGGTGGCCTCTGGCTCGGCTCGAACCGCGGCGGCGACCTGACGCGCGTGGTGCACGTCGACGGCGCGACCGGGGCCCAGACCGAGGTCGACGCGCATCCGACCCTCGATCTCGACACCACCGGACTGGTCGCGCCGACTCTGCCGCAGCCGCTCATCGTCGATCCGCGCAGCGGTGAGCTGCTGGGCGTGCGCTATCTCGGCGAGCGGCAGGAGATCCACGCCCTGGACCCCGATTTCGGTGAGGTGCTGACGGCGTTGCGAGCGCTGTCCGACGGCGATATCGGCGCGCTCTCGTCCGATCTCGACGGGAACCGCTGGGTGGTTTCGTTCGTCCACGACCGCGACCCCGGCGCGACGCACCTCTACGACCGCCGCACCGGCGAGTCGCGGCTGCTCTTCCGCCCCTTCCCGCACCTGGATCCGGCACGGCTCGCGCCGATGTCGCCGGTGACGATCACCGCCCGCGACGGGCGCGCCCTGCCCTCGTATCTGACGCTGCCCGTCGGGGTGGAGGCGCGCGGCCTGCCGCTCGTGCTGCTGGTGCACGGCGGCCCCTGGTTCCGCGACACGTGGGGCTACCACGGCGAGGTGCAACTGCTCGCGAACCGCGGCTACGCGGTGCTGCAGGTGAACTTCCGCGGCTCCACCGGATACGGCAAGGCGCACACGCAGGCCGGCATCGGCGAGCTCGCCGGGGCCATGCACGACGACCTCATCGACGCGGTGGAGTGGTCCGTCGCCGAGGGGATCGCCGATCGGAAGCGGCTCGCGATCTTCGGCGGCTCCTACGGCGGGTACGCCACGCTGGTCGGCGTCACCTTCACCCCGGACGTCTTCGCCGCTGCGATCGACTACGTGGGCATCTCCAGCCTGCCGAACTTCATGGCGACACTGCCGGAGATCGCGCGGCCGTACCTGGCCAACAACTGGTTCCGCTACGTCGGCGACCCGTCGGATCCGGAGCAGTTGGCCGACATGCTGGCCCGCTCACCGATCACGAGGGTCGACGAGATCCGCACCCCGCTGCTCGTGGTGCAGGGCGCCAACGACCCGCGCGTCGTGCAGGCCGAGTCCGACAACCTGGTCGCCGCGCTGCGCGAGCGCGGCGTCGAGGTCGAGTACCTGCTCAAGGCCGACGAGGGGCACGGCTTCGTCAATCCGGAGAACACCATCGAGCTCTTCCGCGCCACCGAGCGCTTCCTCGCCGAGCACCTCGGCGGGCGCACCGCTAGCTGA
- a CDS encoding ABC transporter permease encodes MTTTTNPAPQPDSAHGAAPGYTPGRTLTVRVELARQLRRRRTLVMGALLAALPIVLIIALAVGTDEGGRDSGRPSMFDVATASGLNLTATVLIAGTGFLLVIPVALYFGDAVASEADWSSLRYLLAAPVPRTRLLTTKAIVALILSVASVALLVAVALVAGTLAYGWGPLQTPANTAIPANEGLWRLLLAAGFIIVSELATAGLALWLSTRTDAPLAAVGGAVGLTVIGSVLDQVTALGGLRSALPAHWQYAWTDLLQPSIEWASMAQGVSLSVSIGVVFFALAVRGFRTKDIVS; translated from the coding sequence ATGACCACCACGACGAACCCGGCGCCCCAGCCGGATTCCGCACACGGCGCCGCGCCCGGCTACACGCCGGGCCGCACCCTGACGGTCCGCGTCGAGCTGGCGCGCCAGCTGCGGCGCCGGCGCACCCTGGTGATGGGTGCGCTGCTCGCCGCGCTGCCGATCGTGCTCATCATCGCGCTGGCCGTCGGCACCGACGAGGGCGGCCGGGACAGCGGGCGGCCGTCGATGTTCGACGTCGCCACCGCCTCGGGCCTGAACCTGACCGCCACCGTGCTCATCGCGGGCACCGGCTTCCTGCTGGTGATCCCCGTGGCGCTGTACTTCGGCGATGCGGTGGCCTCGGAGGCGGACTGGTCCTCGCTGCGGTACCTGCTGGCCGCTCCCGTCCCGCGCACGCGGCTGCTGACCACGAAGGCGATCGTCGCGCTGATCCTCTCGGTCGCGTCCGTCGCCCTGTTGGTCGCCGTCGCGCTGGTCGCCGGCACTCTCGCCTACGGGTGGGGGCCGCTGCAGACGCCGGCGAACACGGCGATCCCCGCGAACGAGGGGCTGTGGCGGCTGCTGCTGGCGGCGGGCTTCATCATCGTCTCCGAGCTGGCCACCGCCGGTCTCGCACTGTGGCTCTCGACGCGCACCGACGCACCGCTGGCCGCGGTCGGCGGCGCCGTCGGCCTGACGGTGATCGGCAGCGTCCTCGATCAGGTCACGGCGCTCGGCGGCCTGCGCTCCGCACTCCCCGCGCACTGGCAGTACGCCTGGACCGATCTGCTGCAGCCGAGCATCGAGTGGGCGTCGATGGCGCAGGGCGTCTCCCTCTCGGTGAGCATCGGGGTGGTCTTCTTCGCCCTGGCCGTCCGCGGGTTCCGCACCAAGGACATCGTCAGCTAG
- a CDS encoding alpha/beta fold hydrolase, with product MPPPRALRGAAKRPLVTAAALAAVVIILGAFAACGLAGRGAPSFQRTDQAIDGAGVSLDTSFFRPDGADRVPAVILAHGFGGSKEDVRAEAEQLAGRGYAVLTYTARGFGKSTGLVGLDSPDAEVADARKLLDWLAARPDVQQDRPGDPRVGVAGGSYGGALALLLAGHDERVDAIAPRITYWDLEQALFPGGVYKKQWAGILFTMGGGCPRFEPAVCEMYTRVAQGGALTDADRALLAARSPASVGADIRVPTYLAQGELDSLFPLEHADAAAQRIAANGAPVAVDWIAGGHDAGSAEDARVNARTAEWFDRYLKNLDAPAVPAFHVSRSGGIDRESGERTVRASSTDSYPGLGGSITRTLALPGEPQRAENPPGGAPPSISGVPGLGALASSAAALGAGGFSRDLPSQAAVFDSEPLAEPVTVTGGPTVTIKIESAAPEAVLFAKLYDAGPEGTQLLPQQLAAPIRIPLTGGSATTTIRLPVIDHEFAAGHRMRVAFATTDLAYLTPQAPAAYSITATGPLTVPEVPALKTAPAPLPTWVWALPVAALAIAAAVLLVRRPRGAPAADPALADVALQVTDLSKKYAGGDGYSVQDVTFRVDRGQVLGLLGPNGAGKTTTLRMLMGLITPDEGGIRVFGHAIRPGAPVLSRVGAFVEGAGFLPHLSGRANLDLYWRATGRPVAEAHLEEALAIADLGTALERPVRTYSQGMRQRLAIAQAMLGMPDVLVLDEPTNGLDPSQIREMRDAIVRYGATGRTVIVSSHLLAEVEQTCTHVVVLRRGRLLAAGTVDEIVQAGEEGASRTLEDAFLQLTGDEA from the coding sequence GCGGCCTCGCCGGGCGCGGCGCACCGTCGTTCCAGCGCACCGATCAGGCGATCGACGGGGCCGGGGTCAGCCTGGACACGTCGTTCTTCCGACCCGACGGCGCCGACCGGGTCCCGGCGGTGATCCTGGCGCACGGCTTCGGCGGCTCCAAGGAGGACGTGCGCGCTGAGGCCGAGCAACTCGCCGGGCGCGGGTACGCGGTCCTGACCTACACCGCACGCGGATTCGGGAAGTCGACCGGGCTCGTCGGCCTCGACTCCCCCGATGCCGAGGTCGCCGACGCCCGCAAACTCCTGGACTGGCTGGCCGCCCGGCCGGACGTGCAGCAGGACCGCCCCGGCGACCCGCGCGTCGGCGTCGCGGGAGGCAGCTACGGCGGGGCCCTCGCGCTGCTGCTGGCCGGGCACGACGAGCGGGTGGACGCGATCGCTCCCCGCATCACCTACTGGGATCTCGAGCAGGCACTCTTCCCCGGCGGGGTCTACAAGAAGCAATGGGCCGGAATCCTGTTCACGATGGGCGGCGGCTGCCCCCGTTTCGAGCCCGCGGTGTGCGAGATGTACACGCGGGTCGCGCAGGGCGGTGCCCTCACCGACGCGGACCGCGCGCTGCTCGCGGCGCGCAGCCCCGCCTCGGTCGGGGCGGACATCCGCGTCCCCACCTACCTCGCGCAGGGCGAGCTGGACTCGCTGTTCCCGCTCGAGCACGCCGACGCCGCCGCGCAGCGGATCGCCGCCAACGGCGCCCCGGTCGCGGTCGACTGGATCGCGGGCGGGCACGACGCGGGCAGCGCCGAGGACGCGCGCGTGAACGCACGCACGGCCGAGTGGTTCGACCGCTACCTCAAGAACCTCGACGCCCCGGCGGTTCCGGCGTTCCATGTGTCGCGTTCCGGCGGCATCGACCGCGAGAGCGGCGAGCGCACCGTCCGCGCCTCGAGCACCGACTCCTACCCCGGACTCGGCGGGAGCATCACCCGCACACTCGCCCTGCCGGGCGAACCGCAGCGCGCGGAGAACCCGCCGGGCGGCGCTCCCCCGTCGATCTCCGGAGTGCCCGGACTCGGCGCCCTCGCCTCCTCGGCGGCGGCGCTGGGCGCGGGCGGGTTCTCCCGCGACCTGCCGTCGCAGGCCGCCGTCTTCGACTCCGAACCGCTCGCCGAGCCCGTCACCGTGACCGGCGGCCCGACGGTGACGATCAAGATCGAGTCCGCGGCGCCCGAGGCGGTGCTCTTCGCCAAGCTCTACGACGCCGGCCCCGAGGGGACACAACTGCTGCCCCAGCAGCTGGCCGCCCCGATCCGCATCCCGCTGACCGGCGGCTCGGCCACCACCACGATCCGGCTCCCCGTCATCGACCACGAGTTCGCCGCAGGCCACCGGATGCGCGTCGCGTTCGCCACCACCGATCTGGCCTACCTCACGCCGCAGGCACCCGCCGCCTACTCGATCACGGCGACCGGGCCGCTCACCGTGCCGGAGGTGCCCGCACTGAAGACCGCTCCGGCGCCGCTGCCCACGTGGGTGTGGGCCCTGCCGGTGGCGGCGCTGGCGATCGCGGCGGCGGTGCTGCTCGTGCGCCGCCCGCGGGGCGCCCCGGCGGCGGATCCCGCGCTCGCCGACGTGGCCCTGCAGGTCACCGACCTGTCGAAGAAGTACGCCGGCGGCGACGGCTACAGCGTGCAGGACGTCACCTTCCGCGTAGACCGTGGGCAGGTCCTCGGACTGCTCGGCCCCAACGGCGCTGGCAAGACCACCACGCTGCGGATGCTGATGGGTCTCATCACGCCCGACGAGGGCGGGATCCGGGTCTTCGGGCATGCGATCCGCCCCGGCGCGCCGGTGCTGTCCCGGGTCGGCGCGTTCGTCGAGGGCGCGGGCTTCCTGCCGCACCTGTCCGGGCGCGCGAATCTCGACCTGTACTGGCGCGCGACGGGTCGCCCCGTCGCGGAAGCGCATCTCGAGGAGGCGCTCGCGATCGCCGACCTCGGCACCGCCCTGGAGCGGCCCGTGCGGACGTACTCGCAGGGCATGCGGCAGCGGCTCGCCATCGCACAGGCGATGCTCGGCATGCCGGACGTGCTGGTGCTCGACGAGCCGACCAACGGCCTCGACCCGTCGCAGATCCGCGAGATGCGGGACGCGATCGTGCGCTACGGCGCCACGGGGCGCACCGTGATCGTCTCCAGCCACCTGCTCGCCGAGGTCGAGCAGACGTGCACGCACGTGGTGGTGCTGCGCCGCGGCAGGCTCCTCGCCGCGGGCACGGTCGACGAGATCGTGCAGGCGGGTGAGGAGGGTGCCTCCCGCACCCTCGAAGACGCGTTCCTCCAGCTGACGGGAGACGAGGCATGA